A region from the Linepithema humile isolate Giens D197 chromosome 1, Lhum_UNIL_v1.0, whole genome shotgun sequence genome encodes:
- the LOC136997185 gene encoding cytochrome P450 9e2-like, whose protein sequence is MEFSTLLLIILTAGIFLYYFVLSKLSHFERLKIPHVRPVPYLGNLAPFIFRRVSLMDNLRDIYNLFPDAKYFGFYEFMRPVYVIRDPDMINTIAIKNFDNFCDHNNFVNEEIEPMASRNLFGLRGDHWREMRKLLSPSFTASKMKMMFELICQCAENFTNFLVIESGNTGKTYEMKDIVSRYANDVIATCAFGISVDSFKHPKNEFFLLGKTLNVGGWQSFIFFMHRNFPKVAKFFGLRMFSTRIDNFFKEVVTSTVKARDEQGIIRPDMIQLMMETRDKNHGPVFDINEMTAQAFTFFLGGFDSVATVMCFAAHEIAVNRDVQNKLRKEVDDVLKETNGKPTYEAINGMKYMDAVVNEVLRLYPLSAFLDRLCVKEFELPPATSDGEPVTVKPGDSIWFPSYAIQRDSKYYSQSEKFDPDRFLNSEMDNSVYIPFGIGPRICIGQCSELV, encoded by the coding sequence ATGGAATTTTCTACTTTGTTACTCATTATCCTCACTGcaggtatttttttatattatttcgttCTAAGCAAGTTATCTCACTTCGAGCGATTGAAGATTCCACATGTGCGACCAGTTCCGTATCTGGGCAACCTGGCACCTTTCATTTTCCGACGTGTGTCCTTGATGGATAACTTACGCGACATATACAATCTTTTTCCTGATGCAAAGTATTTCGGTTTCTACGAATTTATGAGACCAGTCTACGTAATACGCGATCCGGACATGATCAACACAATCGCTATTAAGAACTTCGACAATTTTTGCGaccataataattttgtgaatgAGGAGATTGAACCGATGGCCAGCAGGAATTTGTTTGGTTTGCGAGGCGATCATTGGCGCGAGATGCGGAAACTCCTCAGTCCCAGCTTCACGGCCagcaaaatgaaaatgatgtttgaattaatttgcCAATGCGCtgaaaattttactaattttttggTCATTGAGTCTGGAAACACTGGCAAAACGTACGAAATGAAGGACATAGTAAGCAGATATGCTAATGACGTGATTGCCACATGCGCTTTTGGTATCAGTGTGGACTCATTCAAGCACCCAAAGAACGAATTTTTTCTACTTGGTAAAACCCTGAACGTCGGCGGCTGGCagtcatttatatttttcatgcacAGAAATTTCCCGaaagttgcaaaatttttcGGACTCAGAATGTTTAGTACGAGGAtagacaattttttcaaagaagtCGTCACCAGCACCGTGAAGGCCAGAGACGAGCAAGGAATTATTCGACCAGATATGATCCAGCTAATGATGGAAACTAGAGACAAAAATCATGGACCAGTGTTCGATATTAACGAGATGACCGCTCAGGCGTTCACTTTTTTCTTAGGTGGATTCGATTCCGTGGCAACGGTTATGTGCTTTGCGGCGCACGAGATCGCTGTTAATCGAGacgtacaaaataaattgagaAAAGAGGTCGACGATGTACTCAAAGAGACTAATGGCAAGCCCACTTATGAAGCCATTAACGGTATGAAGTATATGGATGCTGTGGTGAACGAAGTTCTAAGACTTTATCCGCTGTCGGCTTTCCTTGATAGATTATGCGTCAAAGAATTCGAATTGCCACCAGCTACTTCAGACGGCGAACCGGTCACGGTCAAACCTGGAGATAGCATTTGGTTTCCGAGTTACGCTATACAGCGTGATTCTAAGTACTATTCGCAATCAGAGAAATTCGATCCGGACAGATTTCTAAACAGCGAAATGGACAACTCGGTGTATATTCCGTTCGGTATCGGTCCAAGGATTTGTATAggtcagtgctcggaattagtctga